The proteins below come from a single Takifugu rubripes chromosome 10, fTakRub1.2, whole genome shotgun sequence genomic window:
- the abhd10b gene encoding abhydrolase domain containing 10, depalmitoylase b isoform X1 gives MAAVAARSCRRGLSQILSNGGLSASIPKRLEGDRRHKSTVQYASRPDLPKLAYRRLKGKSPGVVFLPGLGSNMNGHKAESLEEFCKSLGHSYLRFDYTGHGASEGVFSEGTIGTWKKDVLYVLDELAEGPQILVGSSIGGWLMLLAAIARPEKTAALVGISSAADHIVTSFNSLPLETRKEFEAKGEWTVPSKNAEEGHYKFSMDFLREAENHCVLHSPIPITCPVRLIHGLKDEDVPWHISMQVAERILSPDVDIILRRHGQHRMSDKDDIKLMVYTIDDLIDKLTTMV, from the exons ATGGCAGCCGTCGCGGCGAGATCCTGCCGCAGAGGACTTTCGCAGATCTTAAGTAATGGGGGACTTTCAGCCTCAATTCCAAAGCGTTTGGAGG GTGACAGGAGGCACAAGTCCACGGTTCAGTATGCTTCACGACCAGACCTTCCAAAGCTGGCATACAGAAGGCTGAAGGGAAAGAGCCCAGGTGTTGTTTTCCTGCCAGGATTGGGCTCCAACATGAACGGTCACAAAGCTGAATCCCTGGAGGAGTTCTGTAAGTCACTGGGACACTCATACCTCAG GTTTGACTACACAGGACATGGGGCGTCAGAGGGGGTGTTTTCAGAAGGAACTATTGGTACCTGGAAAAAAGATGTCCTCTATGTGCTGGATGAGTTAGCAGAAGGACCACAG ATACTAGTAGGTTCCAGTATAGGTGGTTGGCTCATGCTGCTGGCAGCCATTGCAAGACCAGAGAAGACTGCAGCACTTGTTGGTATTTCCTCAGCGGCAGATCACATCGTCACATCATTCAACTCTCTCCCTTTAGAG ACGCGCAAGGAGTTCGAGGCAAAGGGGGAATGGACAGTACCCTCCAAGAACGCAGAAGAGGGTCATTACAAGTTCAGCATGGACTTCCTGCGAGAGGCCGAAAATCACTGTGTTCTCCACAGCCCCATCCCAATCACCTGCCCAGTACGGCTTATTCATGGGCTGAAAGACGAGGACGTCCCCTGGCACATCTCCATGCAAGTTGCCGAGCGGATCCTCAGCCCCGACGTGGACATCATCCTCCGGCGACACGGCCAGCACCGCATGTCCGATAAGGATGATATCAAGCTGATGGTCTACACCATTGATGACCTCATAGACAAGCTGACCACCATGGTCTGA
- the ythdf3 gene encoding YTH domain-containing family protein 3 — MSATTVDQRPKGQGNKVQNGSMHQKDGVNDDDFEPYISGQTNQNNSYPPMSDPYMPSYYAPSIGFPYSLGEAAWSTAGDPPMPYLTTYGQMSNGEPHFIPDGLFSQPGALGNTPPFLGQHGFNFFPGNADFSTWGTSVSQGQSTQSSVYSNSYGYAPSSLGRAIADGQAGFGSDTQLSKVPVLNSIEQGMTGLKLGTEMVSAVTKTVGSPIGGTAGMSSLATNSLPPSVSSSTPKPASWAAIAKKPAKLQPKVKPKANMGMVGGATIPPPPIKHNFNIGTWDDKGSLNKPPLAQTMLPPQPLVQQPLLAQHQPLLQNPLPHQPQHQHQHQHQPQPFQLQSLQSSQHHHPLPPGPPHLQLSSQPGPPLHHQHPQQPGPPPNRWVAPRNRGEGFCLGGGVPLSASLCSGELHPMLEKLQALNNYNPKDFDWSLKNGRIFIIKSYSEDDIHRSIKYSIWCSTEHGNKRLDGAYRSLGNKGPLYLLFSVNGSGHFCGVAEMRSPVDYNAYAGVWSQDKWKGKFEVKWIFIKDVPNNQLRHIRLENNDNKPVTNSRDTQEVPLEKAKQVLKIIATYKHTTSIFDDFAHYEKRQEEEEILRKERNRNKQ, encoded by the exons ATGTCTGCGACCACCGTCGATCAG AGACCTAAAGGACAAGGAAATAAAG TACAGAACGGATCGATGCATCAAAAGGATGGTGTGAATGATGATGATTTTGAGCCTTATATAAGCGGCCAGACAAATCAG AATAACAGCTACCCTCCAATGTCTGACCCCTACATGCCTAGTTATTATGCTCCATCCATTGGTTTCCCTTACTCTTTGGGAGAAGCTGCTTGGTCAACAGCAGGAGATCCTCCTATGCCCTACCTAACTACCTATGGACAGATGAGCAATGGTGAACCACATTTCATCCCTGATGGCCTGTTCAGCCAGCCTGGCGCACTGGGGAATACCCCTCCCTTTCTGGGCCAACATGGCTTTAACTTCTTCCCTGGCAATGCAGACTTTTCCACCTGGGGTACCAGCGTCTCTCAGGGTCAGTCCACGCAGAGCTCGGTGTACAGCAACAGCTACGGGTACGCCCCCAGCTCACTGGGTCGAGCCATTGCAGACGGACAGGCGGGGTTCGGAAGTGACACCCAGCTGAGTAAAGTCCCAGTGCTAAACAGCATCGAACAGGGTATGACGGGGTTAAAACTGGGTACAGAGATGGTGTCTGCTGTCACCAAAACTGTGGGGTCACCCATTGGAGGCACTGCAGGTATGAGCAGCTTGGCAACCAACAGCCTCCCCCCTTCGGTCAGCTCATCAACACCTAAACCCGCCTCATGGGCAGCCATTGCTAAGAAGCCAGCCAAACTGCAACCCAAGGTCAAACCCAAAGCCAACATGGGGATGGTGGGGGGTGCCACAATCCCCCCACCGCCTATAAAGCACAATTTCAACATTGGTACCTGGGATGATAAGGGCTCTCTGAACAAACCTCCGTTAGCTCAGACGATGCTGCCCCCGCAGCCTCTGGTGCAGCAGCCTCTACTTGCGCAACATCAGCCCCTCCTGCAGAACCCCCTGCCCCATCAGCctcaacaccaacaccaacaccaacaccaacccCAGCCCTTCCAGCTCCAGTCACTCCAGTCCTCGCAGCACCACCACCCTCTGCCCCCCGGTCCTCCTCACCTTCAACTCTCCTCCCAGCCCGGCCCGCcacttcatcatcagcatcccCAGCAGCCCGGCCCGCCCCCTAACCGCTGGGTGGCTCCCAGAAACCGAGGCGAGGGGTTCTGCCTCGGCGGAGGGGTCCCGCTCAGTGCCTCTCTTTGTTCCGGAGAACTGCATCCcatgctggagaagctgcaggcgCTCAACAACTACAACCCCAAAGACTTTGATTGGAGCTTGAAAAATGGCCGCATTTTCATCATCAAGAGCTACTCAGAAGACGACATCCACCGCTCCATCAAGTACTCAATCTGGTGCAGCACAGAGCACGGCAACAAGCGCTTGGATGGTGCCTACCGCTCCCTGGGCAACAAGGGGCCCCTGTACCTGTTGTTCAGCGTCAACGGCAGCGGGCACTTCTGCGGCGTGGCAGAGATGCGCTCGCCGGTGGACTACAACGCCTATGCTGGCGTCTGGTCTCAGGACAAGTGGAAGGGCAAGTTTGAGGTGAAGTGGATTTTCATCAAAGACGTGCCCAACAACCAGCTGCGGCACATCCGGCTGGAGAACAATGACAACAAGCCAGTGACGAACTCCAGGGACACTCAGGAAGTGCCTCTGGAGAAGGCCAAACAAGTGCTCAAAATTATCGCCACCTACAAGCATACGACCTCAATCTTTGACGACTTTGCACATTATGAGAAACgccaggaagaggaggagattcTGAGGAAG GAGCGCAATAGAAATAAACAGTAA
- the abhd10b gene encoding abhydrolase domain containing 10, depalmitoylase b isoform X2 has protein sequence MAAVAARSCRRGLSQILSDRRHKSTVQYASRPDLPKLAYRRLKGKSPGVVFLPGLGSNMNGHKAESLEEFCKSLGHSYLRFDYTGHGASEGVFSEGTIGTWKKDVLYVLDELAEGPQILVGSSIGGWLMLLAAIARPEKTAALVGISSAADHIVTSFNSLPLETRKEFEAKGEWTVPSKNAEEGHYKFSMDFLREAENHCVLHSPIPITCPVRLIHGLKDEDVPWHISMQVAERILSPDVDIILRRHGQHRMSDKDDIKLMVYTIDDLIDKLTTMV, from the exons ATGGCAGCCGTCGCGGCGAGATCCTGCCGCAGAGGACTTTCGCAGATCTTAA GTGACAGGAGGCACAAGTCCACGGTTCAGTATGCTTCACGACCAGACCTTCCAAAGCTGGCATACAGAAGGCTGAAGGGAAAGAGCCCAGGTGTTGTTTTCCTGCCAGGATTGGGCTCCAACATGAACGGTCACAAAGCTGAATCCCTGGAGGAGTTCTGTAAGTCACTGGGACACTCATACCTCAG GTTTGACTACACAGGACATGGGGCGTCAGAGGGGGTGTTTTCAGAAGGAACTATTGGTACCTGGAAAAAAGATGTCCTCTATGTGCTGGATGAGTTAGCAGAAGGACCACAG ATACTAGTAGGTTCCAGTATAGGTGGTTGGCTCATGCTGCTGGCAGCCATTGCAAGACCAGAGAAGACTGCAGCACTTGTTGGTATTTCCTCAGCGGCAGATCACATCGTCACATCATTCAACTCTCTCCCTTTAGAG ACGCGCAAGGAGTTCGAGGCAAAGGGGGAATGGACAGTACCCTCCAAGAACGCAGAAGAGGGTCATTACAAGTTCAGCATGGACTTCCTGCGAGAGGCCGAAAATCACTGTGTTCTCCACAGCCCCATCCCAATCACCTGCCCAGTACGGCTTATTCATGGGCTGAAAGACGAGGACGTCCCCTGGCACATCTCCATGCAAGTTGCCGAGCGGATCCTCAGCCCCGACGTGGACATCATCCTCCGGCGACACGGCCAGCACCGCATGTCCGATAAGGATGATATCAAGCTGATGGTCTACACCATTGATGACCTCATAGACAAGCTGACCACCATGGTCTGA
- the abhd10b gene encoding abhydrolase domain containing 10, depalmitoylase b isoform X3, translated as MNGDRRHKSTVQYASRPDLPKLAYRRLKGKSPGVVFLPGLGSNMNGHKAESLEEFCKSLGHSYLRFDYTGHGASEGVFSEGTIGTWKKDVLYVLDELAEGPQILVGSSIGGWLMLLAAIARPEKTAALVGISSAADHIVTSFNSLPLETRKEFEAKGEWTVPSKNAEEGHYKFSMDFLREAENHCVLHSPIPITCPVRLIHGLKDEDVPWHISMQVAERILSPDVDIILRRHGQHRMSDKDDIKLMVYTIDDLIDKLTTMV; from the exons ATGAACG GTGACAGGAGGCACAAGTCCACGGTTCAGTATGCTTCACGACCAGACCTTCCAAAGCTGGCATACAGAAGGCTGAAGGGAAAGAGCCCAGGTGTTGTTTTCCTGCCAGGATTGGGCTCCAACATGAACGGTCACAAAGCTGAATCCCTGGAGGAGTTCTGTAAGTCACTGGGACACTCATACCTCAG GTTTGACTACACAGGACATGGGGCGTCAGAGGGGGTGTTTTCAGAAGGAACTATTGGTACCTGGAAAAAAGATGTCCTCTATGTGCTGGATGAGTTAGCAGAAGGACCACAG ATACTAGTAGGTTCCAGTATAGGTGGTTGGCTCATGCTGCTGGCAGCCATTGCAAGACCAGAGAAGACTGCAGCACTTGTTGGTATTTCCTCAGCGGCAGATCACATCGTCACATCATTCAACTCTCTCCCTTTAGAG ACGCGCAAGGAGTTCGAGGCAAAGGGGGAATGGACAGTACCCTCCAAGAACGCAGAAGAGGGTCATTACAAGTTCAGCATGGACTTCCTGCGAGAGGCCGAAAATCACTGTGTTCTCCACAGCCCCATCCCAATCACCTGCCCAGTACGGCTTATTCATGGGCTGAAAGACGAGGACGTCCCCTGGCACATCTCCATGCAAGTTGCCGAGCGGATCCTCAGCCCCGACGTGGACATCATCCTCCGGCGACACGGCCAGCACCGCATGTCCGATAAGGATGATATCAAGCTGATGGTCTACACCATTGATGACCTCATAGACAAGCTGACCACCATGGTCTGA